A single window of Solenopsis invicta isolate M01_SB chromosome 3, UNIL_Sinv_3.0, whole genome shotgun sequence DNA harbors:
- the LOC105204594 gene encoding pecanex-like protein 1 isoform X1, whose protein sequence is MGSQTLEILRQGVWASLTGGWFYDPHLDVFSNTFHLYVWLFLLCLPFTIYLYFPPTLYVWLAYCSSFIAVFGTIKCVNHALHCVYDTTECLEEPNQTISQQKSEGEKKWAGTHNKSREQSQDQTGHGIELQVLNGKTDTPPVECSSRNSFIEPNIQNSDADSITSEYTRDKASSTIDLKVEIHRKNSSESSEEAQQLSKPMITSINVHEAELVSAQYHEPRSKNIINEWKLKRQKCVVIAEEDRPRKLCRHSSEESRNRHSKQSNLGKTGSESQIKQTSSLELTNHRHIGDDYPYWMLNRSVRRLNSNSVSKARLTNDHPQSLEIISKKGDTDNNKISSHPQSLEVITKKPHQQLIHPQSLEIIGATSKNISSTDDNNLPLHPQSLETINTKKVLPQNTLKRNQLQLLPYLSFGSEIVYPIAEQSDEQFANESSEEFSLCDSYSPLLTRKNINDASATSNRDRSLSAGRFEDRFSRFNDDNGIDNNSANSRDALIEESKSRGVKRRYSNANQNNHEFSDGEKSKEKRRDKSKNVQDDPLNSGSIVGIDWLFESGDCSVEPWTSKIFWTFTRSDDTDTSESLQTASTDYLHSKEPDSGSSSTTTLSIENEVKRNLLPQLEVDNTTKRHQGAIPKQSRPKPTSSDVADDSIVSSVEQQPRENLKRYIEVRRERTRRRDSTKFEQTSGSNHELSTLLPNPASPLLAALLNNSGRDLPGQSSTASSDLRLSRNSEKRHFRTRYGRLKRSNRTHRVRSRNIANRDDNVVPLTALFGLISSGECHLATNQNDTSEGAVHYFRDDNGHWLAYTFDEKGLDMAAAAAATAAQIPTNPHNEKLLNTLLRQQINQSIHYDANWELADSLSNSYSSLSLNSAGLTVIIDTPPVLSSPASNQTKTQSSPPSNLISSNTGSSNQCTLGENSEREPFHHTLIARSDSMADRNRRLQNLLGNLHLNQYQSDLNGRMPVLTLPTHQEPDINTSLSWNRFVDGLDGSDSKPKQTRHYYKCKIGRLPHIKIRFDRLALLALLDRNLTVLETIVSTFLAGAVAGLGLLLLQQGFYRDIFAFIFCFVTAGCQYSLLKSVQPDAASPTHGFNRVIVFSRPAYYILCSSLILILNETLRNFKSSDFRVYGLRVADYDLILQVRNVLLIFLLCFPIVFSLGLFPQINTFLMYVCEHLDIHLFGGNATTSLVSSVYCLCRSVIAVLILYGFAYGALLEPKSSQHILFSIFVGLLVAISYHLSRSSSDPSVIWDILKANLWPPEIGDRYTEEKEAKIIENTSSSQPDNMATTYKETKSKTSGRKKDVKIKVGEQMSDTELVDPLPEKLRSTVNSRLKNDLIVCAVIGTLSFGIHRTTVFTALQPELNPVLWSIVSCLGFLLHYIVPQLRKQLPWLCLSRPVLRSHEHAQFEVREPVRIMWFEKAYVCLCFLERNVLYPVVFLGALTECSSKIADKFGENVGALIVVVCGLKSLRSAYSDPSTRYLVLVFAVLFFQLDFSNLSETFLVDYFVTGIAFAKIYELLLKIRFVVTYIAPWQITWGSAFHAFAQPFSVPHSAMLFLQAGISAMLSTPLNPLLGSAIFISSYVRPVKFWERDYKTRRVDHSNTRMSSHLERNLGADDNNLNSIFYEQLTRSLQHSLCGDLALGRWGNVEQGDCFLLASDYLNCLVHIVQLGNGLVTFQLRGLEFRGTYCQQREVEAISEGIEDNDNCCCCEMGHLSNVLSVNAAFSQRWLAWEVASAKYVLEGYSISDNSAGSMLQVFEFRKVLVTYYVKSIVFYAVKSPKLKQWLENPDIIDALKPTLDKNFVDLDPVFNVKIDEDFDFRASGITRSNFCNVYLDWIQYCAGKQDKSLDRTRDSYLVSLCLSLSLLGRRVLGAASHNTLSNVEFFLYGLHALFKGDFRITSVRDEWVLHDVDLLRSVVAKGIRMALKLHQDHFMSPEQYVESAALFEAIDNHDQNIVISHEADPLWRNAVLSGAPSLLALRHVLDDGIDEYKVIMLNKRFLSFRVIKMNRECVRGLWAGQQQELVYLRNRNPERGSIQNAKQALRNIINSSCDQPIGYPIYVSPLTTSYGETNEQLCSIIGGPLTFGTIKSTVLKLWRRIRRRCGQGCSSGGTGPQDDGGFGNDGVYAMTTYNIHSGYAQSGHNTSGSQSMESGCQIGGSTGRGSLGRANTGSLSGNRGSLASVGKPTSSTLASLAGLLSSNDIKMETKSETSFSSKLEKEEVFQRVRIMDPNQVYDAINLGRRIDVIWPDERMRQQGGRSGWQHWVPERGMEGCVVHRWSPNHRDPNRRSHVDKVILLVKIEDKYVPIAEQGVRDLGAEV, encoded by the exons ATGGGTTCGCAAACGCTGGAGATCCTGAGACAGGGCGTCTGGGCGAGCCTGACGGGCGGCTGGTTTTACGATCCGCATCTCGACGTTTTCTCCAACACGTTTCACCTCTACGTCTGGCTGTTCCTGCTCTGCCTGCCGTTCACGATCTACCtg TATTTTCCTCCTACGTTGTACGTCTGGTTGGCGTACTGTTCGTCATTCATCGCCGTTTTCGGAACGATAAAATGTGTGAATCATGCTCTGCACTGCGTATATGATACCACGGAATGCCTGGAGGAGCCCAATCAAACCATCAGCCAGCAGAAGTCGGAGGGCGAAAAGAAATGGGCGGGCACACACAACAAATCTAGGGAACAGTCGCAAGATCAGACTGGTCATGGCATAGAGTTGCAGGTTTTGAATG GTAAAACGGACACACCACCTGTAGAATGTTCTTCACGTAACTCGTTTATTGAACCAAATATACAGAATTCCGACGCGGATAGCATAACGTCTGAATACACTCGGGATAAAGCTAGCTCGACTATAGATTTGAAGGTGGAAATACACAGGAAAAACAGTTCGGAAAGTTCAGAAGAAGCGCAGCAGCTTAGTAAACCAATGATAACCAGCATTAACGTGCATGAAGCTGAATTAGTTTCTGCACAATACCACGAGCCACGTtctaagaatattataaatg AATGGAAATTGAAACGGCAAAAGTGTGTGGTGATAGCGGAGGAAGATCGACCGCGTAAACTGTGCCGGCATTCGTCCGAGGAATCTAGAAATCGACATTCGAAACAGAGCAATCTTGGTAAAACAGGATCCGAGAGTCAGATAAAACAGACTAGCTCGTTAGAATTGACGAATCATCGTCACATCGGCGATGATTATCCATACTGGATGCTCAATCGAAGCGTTCGCAGACTCAATTCCAATTCCGTATCAAAGGCACGCTTGACGAACGATCATCCACAGAGCTTAGAAATCATATCGAAGAAGGGGGATACGGACAACAATAAGATCTCGTCTCATCCGCAATCATTAGAG gtTATTACCAAGAAACCGCACCAGCAACTGATACATCCGCAAAGTCTTGAAATAATTGGCGCtactagtaaaaatataagcagCACCGATGACAATAACCTGCCTCTTCATCCTCAAAGCCTCGAGACGATTAATACCAAAAAG GTTTTACCGCAAAACACATTGAAGAGAAACCAGCTACAGCTCTTACCGTATCTTAGTTTCGGATCCGAAATAGTTTATCCGATAGCGGAACAGAGCGATGAGCAATTCGCCAATGAGAGTTCAGAAGAGTTTAGCTTGTGCGATTCCTACAGTCCATTGCTGACGCGGAAAAACATAAACGATGCGAGCGCTACATCTAATCGAGACAGAAGTCTCAGCGCTGGCAGATTTGAAGATAGATTTTCGAG GTTTAACGACGATAATGGAATAGATAACAATTCAGCTAATTCTCGAGATGCTTTAATAGAAGAGTCAAAGTCTAGAGGAGTAAAAAGAAGATACAGCAACGCTAATCAGAACAACCATGAGTTTTCGGACGGTGAGAAAAGTAAGGAGAAACGACGAGATAAATCTAAAAACGTTCAAGACGATCCACTCAATTCGGGGAGCATAGTTGGAATAGATTGGCTGTTCGAGAGCGGGGATTGCTCTGTGGAACCATGGACAAGTAAGA TATTTTGGACTTTCACTCGCTCCGATGATACGGATACGTCAGAAAGCCTACAGACGGCTAGTACAGATT ATCTTCATTCTAAAGAGCCCGATTCGGGATCGTCCAGTACAACGACCCTCAGCATCGAGAACGAGGTGAAACGGAATTTGCTGCCGCAGCTCGAGGTGGACAACACCACTAAGCGTCACCAGGGAGCGATTCCCAAGCAGAGCCGTCCAAAACCCACGTCGTCGGACGTCGCGGACGACAGTATTGTGTCGAGCGTTGAGCAGCAGCCGCGAGAGAATCTTAAACGTTACATCGAAGTACGACGGGAGAGGACTAGGAGGCGGGATAGTACCAAATTTGAGCAAACAAGCGGTTCAAATCACGAATTAAGCACGTTGCTGCCGAATCCGGCGTCTCCGTTGCTGGCCGCGTTACTAAACAACTCTGGTCGAGATCTGCCCGGTCAGTCGAGTACCGCATCGTCCGACTTGCGACTCAGTCGCAATTCCGAGAAGCGACACTTTCGGACCAGGTACGGTCGACTAAAACGGTCCAACCGAACTCACCGCGTTCGGTCACGCAACATCGCTAATCGTGACGATAATGTTGTGCCGTTAACCGCGCTGTTCGGCTTAATTTCGAGTGGCGAGTGTCACTTAGCTACCAATCAGAATGACACCTCGGAAGGAGCGGTACACTACTTTCGTGACGATAACGGCCACTGGTTGGCTTACACGTTCGATGAAAAAGGTTTGGACATGGCCGCCGCAGCCGCGGCGACGGCAGCACAGATACCCACCAATCCGCACAACGAAAAGTTATTGAATACGTTGCTGCGCCAGCAAATCAACCAGAGTATACATTACGACGCGAATTGGGAGCTTGCAGACTCGCTCAGTAACAGTTATAGTAGCTTGTCGCTTAATTCCGCTGGACTGACGGTAATAATCGACACGCCACCGGTGCTGTCAAGCCCAGCGAGCAATCAGACCAAGACGCAAAGTTCACCGCCTTCGAATTTGATCTCTTCGAACACGGGTAGCTCGAATCAGTGCACCCTCGGCGAAAATTCGGAGCGCGAGCCGTTCCATCATACGCTGATCGCACGCTCAGACTCGATGGCGGACCGGAATCGCAGGCTGCAGAATCTCCTGGGCAATCTGCATCTGAATCAGTATCAATCGGATCTCAATGGACGCATGCCAGTATTGACATTGCCAACGCATCAAGAACCCGACATAAACACCAGTCTGTCGTGGAATCGCTTCGTCGATGGTTTAGACGGCTCTGATTCTAAGCCCAAGCAAACTAGACACTATTATAAGTGCAAGATCGGCAGACTGCCACACATTAAAATACGTTTTGACCGTCTCGCCCTATTAGCTTTACTCGATCGCAATCTGACCGTACTTGAAACCATCGTTTCCACATTTCTAGCGGGCGCAGTTGCAGGCCTGGGTCTTCTACTGCTTCAACAGGGTTTCTACCGGGACATCTTCGCGTTCATATTCTGCTTCGTGACAGCCGGATGCCAGTACTCGCTGCTCAAGTCGGTCCAGCCCGATGCCGCGTCACCCACACACGGCTTCAATCGCGTTATAGTGTTCTCCAGGCCCGCGTATTATATCTTGTGCTCGAGTCTGATTTTGATTCTCAACGAGACGCTTAGAAACTTCAAGTCGTCCGACTTTCGGGTATACGGATTGCGCGTCGCCGATTACGATCTCATACTGCAAGTTCGAAACGTTCTACTGATATTTCTGCTGTGTTTTCCGATCGTATTCTCGTTAGGACTATTTCCGCAAATCAATACATTTCTGATGTACGTCTGCGAACACCTGGACATTCATCTGTTTGGCGGCAACGCGACCACAAGTCTGGTGTCATCAGTGTATTGTTTGTGCCGCAGCGTGATCGCGGTTCTCATCCTCTATGGATTCGCCTACGGCGCTCTTCTCGAACCCAAGTCCTCGCAGCACATCTTATTCTCCATATTTGTCGGTCTGCTCGTCGCAATATCTTATCATCTGAGCCGATCATCCTCGGATCCCTCCGTAATATGGGACATCCTCAAAGCGAATTTATGGCCGCCGGAGATAGGTGACAGATACACGGAGGAGAAAGaagcaaaaattattgaaaatacatCGTCCTCACAGCCCGACAATATGGCCACGACTTACAAAGAGACCAAGAGCAAAACGTCCGGCAGGAAGAAAGACGTGAAGATCAAGGTGGGCGAGCAGATGTCGGACACCGAGCTGGTGGACCCTCTGCCAGAGAAGTTACGTTCGACGGTGAACTCCAGATTAAAGAACGATCTGATTGTGTGCGCGGTAATCGGCACCTTGTCTTTCGGGATTCATCGTACGACAGTGTTTACCGCCTTACAACCGGAGCTCAATCCGGTACTCTGGAGTATTGTGAGCTGCTTGGGCTTTTTGCTACACTACATCGTGCCGCAGCTGCGCAAGCAGCTACCGTGGCTGTGCCTTTCGCGACCGGTACTGCGCAGTCACGAGCACGCGCAATTCGAAGTACGCGAACCAGTGAGGATAATGTGGTTCGAGAAGGCCTACGTGTGCCTGTGTTTTCTGGAACGAAACGTGCTCTATCCGGTCGTCTTCCTGGGCGCACTCACGGAATGTTCGTCAAAGATTGCCGACAAGTTTGGCGAGAACGTAGGCGCGCTCATCGTCGTCGTGTGTGGCCTCAAGTCGCTCAGATCAGCGTACTCGGACCCGTCCACCCGCTACCTCGTTCTCGTTTTCGCAGTGCTCTTCTTCCAACTTGATTTCAGCAACTTGAGCGAGACCTTCCTGGTGGATTACTTCGTCACGGGGATCGCATTCGCGAAGATCTACGAGCTGCTGCTCAAAATCCGTTTCGTCGTCACGTACATCGCGCCCTGGCAAATCACCTGGGGTAGCGCGTTCCATGCGTTCGCCCAGCCCTTCTCCGTGCCACATTCCGCGATGCTCTTCCTTCAAGCCGGTATCTCGGCAATGCTTAGCACGCCCCTGAATCCGCTGCTGGGTAGCGCGATCTTCATCTCGTCCTACGTGCGGCCAGTCAAGTTCTGGGAGAGGGACTACAAGACCAGAAGGGTCGATCACTCGAACACGCGTATGTCTTCGCATTTGGAGCGTAATCTGGGCGCCGACGACAACAATCTCAACTCGATATTTTACGAGCAACTCACGCGCTCCCTCCAACATAGTCTATGTGGCGATCTTGCGCTCGGCCGATGGGGAAACGTAGAGCAGGGCGATTGCTTCTTGCTCGCGTCGGATTACCTAAACTGCTTAGTGCACATAGTTCAATTAGGTAATGGGCTAGTGACGTTCCAGTTAAGAGGTCTCGAATTCCGAGGAACATATTGCCAGCAAAGAGAG gTGGAAGCAATTTCGGAAGGTATCGAAGACAACGACAATTGCTGTTGCTGCGAAATGGGTCATCTGTCGAACGTGCTTAGCGTGAACGCGGCCTTCAGCCAACGTTGGCTTGCCTGGGAAGTCGCAAGCGCTAAATACGTGCTCGAGGGTTACTCGATCTCCGACAACTCGGCGGGTTCTATGTTGCAGGTTTTTGAGTTTCGAAAAGTACTGGTTACTTACTATGTCAAAAGTATTGTCTTCTATGCCGTCAAATCGCCCAAGTTGAAGCAGTGGCTGGAAAATCCGGATATCATCGACGCACTGAAACCGACACTCGACAAGAACTTCGTCGATCTCGATCCCGTCTTCAACGTAAAGATCGACGAGGACTTTGATTTCCGTGCGAGCGGTATCACGCGGAGCAACTTTTGCAATGTTTACCTTGATTGGATACAATATTGCGCTGGTAAACAAGATAAG tcACTAGATAGAACACGCGATTCATATCTCGTGTCATTGTGCCTCTCATTAAGTCTGCTGGGAAGACGCGTGTTAGGCGCTGCATCTCATAACACGTTATCAAACGTGGAATTTTTTCTCTACGGATTGCACGCGTTATTTAAAG GTGATTTTCGAATAACATCAGTTCGCGATGAATGGGTGCTGCACGATGTCGATCTGTTACGCAGTGTAGTCGCGAAGGGAATACGAATGGCCTTGAAATTGCATCAAGACCACTTTATGAGTCCGGAACAGTACGTTGAATCGGCAGCGCTTTTCGAGGCTATCGACAATCACGATCAGAACATCGTCATCAGTCACGAAGCGGATCCACTTTGGAGAAATGCTGTACTGAGCGGTGCGCCCAGTTTACTGGCGCTCAG ACACGTACTCGATGACGGCATAGACGAGTACAAAGTGATAATGCTTAACAAACGTTTTCTGAGCTTCCGAGTTATCAAAATGAATCGCGAATGTGTTCGCGGACTCTGGGCCGGCCAGCAGCAGGAGTTGGTATACTTGAGAAATAGAAATCCGGAGCGCGGCTCGATACAGAACGCCAAGCAAGCATTGAggaatataattaatagttcCTGCGATCAGCCAATCGGATATCCGATTTACGTCTCCCCTTTGACGACCAGCTACGGCGAGACTAACGAACAGTTATGCTCGATAATCGGAGGACCACTGACTTTTGGCACCATAAAGAGCACTGTGTTAAAACTATGGAGAAG aataagaaGAAGATGTGGTCAAGGTTGTTCCTCGGGCGGCACTGGCCCCCAAGACGACGGAGGCTTTGGAAATGATGGGGTATACGCGATGACTACGTACAACATACATTCTG GCTATGCTCAATCGGGTCACAACACTTCCGGCTCTCAGTCAATGGAATCTGGTTGTCAGATCGGTGGTTCGACCGGTCGAGGTTCTCTCGGTCGTGCGAATACGGGCTCTCTCAGTGGTAACAGAGGTTCACTAGCTTCCGTTGGGAAGCCAACCAGCTCGACACTCGCCAGTTTGGCCGGACTGCTCAGTAGTAATGATATCAAAATGGAGACCAAGAGCGAGACGAGCTTTTCCAGTAAACTGGAAAAAGAGGAAGTTTTCCAAAGAGTTCGT ATTATGGACCCTAATCAAGTATACGATGCCATCAATCTGGGCCGACGTATAGATGTGATATGGCCGGACGAGAGAATGCGACAGCAGGGTGGTCGTTCCGGCTGGCAGCATTGGGTGCCGGAAAGAGGTATGGAGGGTTGCGTGGTTCATCGCTGGTCACCGAACCATCGCGATCCTAATCGACGATCGCACGTCGACAAAGTTATCTTGTTGGTGAAAATCGAGGATAAGTACGTGCCGATAGCCGAGCAAGGTGTGCGAGATCTAGGCGCGGAGGTTTAG